One stretch of Armigeres subalbatus isolate Guangzhou_Male chromosome 2, GZ_Asu_2, whole genome shotgun sequence DNA includes these proteins:
- the LOC134218298 gene encoding neuronal acetylcholine receptor subunit alpha-3-like, whose product MTKVRRLAVLLLCLVGYCHAGDTASFPAIKQTWVDKLKKDLFADYDRNARPSQYYNVTNLDVKMTIWHVDVDEENSVFSTIGWVKMTWNDDKLKWNPADYGNLDQFRCNPDAVWKPDVVLYNNAKGADNLHYGQTNVIVYSNGEVLWVPPTNYHSFCELNLRFWPYDYHTCTLKIGSWTYDGYKLNMTTSGEDPELLWLVPNHEWSIKKMTTERHTVFYKCCKEPYIDIQYNITIQRQASTYTTVVVSPAIVIMLLALSVFWLPPQCGEKIVLNGLIGLIVTVFLIYFADQLPAMSGQTPLIVTFYSSTFYLVAISTIISIIVLRIARNRQCHPVPIVVKGQLDGCLGTLLGVSDNGPFEEDKEAVSGKLSINSKQYDWCRLAVILDRLAFIVYLIIFVISIVYFSL is encoded by the exons CTTTTCCAGCAATAAAACAGACGTGGGTTGATAAGCTCAAGAAAGATTTGTTTGCCGACTACGACCGAAATGCGCGGCCCAGTCAGTACTACAATGTCACTAATTTGGATGTGAA gatGACCATTTGGCACGTGGATGTCGACGAGGAAAACTCCGTTTTTTCCACAATAGGATGGGTGAAAATG ACATGGAACGACGATAAGCTCAAGTGGAATCCGGCCGACTACGGCAATTTAGATCAATTCCGATGCAATCCAGATGCCGTGTGGAAACCGGATGTAGTTCTGTACAACAATGCCAAGGGCGCAGATAATCTACACTATGGCCAAACGAATGTGATCGTATATAGCAACGGTGAAGTATTGTGGGTTCCTCCGACCAATTATCACAGCTTTTGTGAATTGAATCTTCGCTTTTGGCCCTATGACTATCACACCTGTACTCTGAAGATTGGTTCTTGGACATACGATGGATACAAACTGAACATGACCACTTCCGGCGAAGATCCCGAG CTGTTGTGGCTCGTACCGAACCATGAGTGGAGTATTAAAAAGATGACCACCGAACGCCACACCGTGTTCTACAAATGTTGCAAGGAACCCTACATCGATATCCAGTACAACATCACGATCCAGCGACAAGCTTCAACTTACACGACGGTTGTAGTAAGCCCAGCAATTGTAATAATGCTCCTAGCTTTATCAGTATTCTGGCTTCCACCACAATGCGGCGAGAAAATTGTCCTAAACGGACTCATTGGACTGATTGTAACAGTATTTCTCATCTACTTTGCTGATCAACTGCCAGCCATGTCTGGCCAAACGCCATTAATCg tgACCTTCTACAGCTCCACGTTTTATCTGGTAGCCATTagcacaattatatcaataattGTACTTCGAATAGCTCGTAACAGGCAGTGCCATCCAGTGCCGATTGTTGTGAAGGGCCAGCTGGACGGGTGCCTCGGGACACTGCTTGGCGTTAGTGACAACGGTCCATTCGAAGAGGACAAGGAAGCTGTGAGTGGTAAACTATCGATCAATTCTAAGCAGTACGACTGGTGTCGGCTAGCAGTGATCCTCGATCGACTTGCGTTCATAGTCTATTTGATAATATTCGTCATTTCAATAGTTTACTTCAGCTTATAG